TGCACGGCTGACGTGCCCGGCGCGGTCTCGCATGGCGCCGGCCGGACCGGGCAGGTGCAGCGTGGGAGACCATCAGAGGTGACTCATGTCGGCATCCATCGGCGGAACCCGGGCCCGCGGCACGCACACGGCAGTGGCAGTGGCTGCCCGGTGCGGCCTGGCCACGCGCGGGGTGCTCTACGTACTGGTGGGCCTGCTGGCCCTGCAGATCGCGGGCGGGGACGCCGGGGAGGTGGCCGACAGGTCGGGGGCGCTCAGCGAGCTCGCCGGCCGCCCCTACGGGCGGGTGCTCGTGTGGGCCATCGGCATCGGCCTGGTGGCGATGGCGCTGTGGCGGCTTTCGGAGGCCGTCTTCGGTGCAGCCGGACCCGACGGACGGAAGCTCACCAAGCGGGTCGCGTCCGCCGCACGCGCTGTCTTCTATGCGGCGGTGGCCTTCTCGGTACTGGTCTTCGCCGCCGGCGAGGGCGGCGCACGCTCCAGTGACGAGCAGTCGCGGGACGTGACTGCCAAGGTGCTGGAGGCCCCGGCGGGCCAATGGCTTGTGGCGCTGGCGGGCCTCGCCATCGCCATAGGCGGCATCGTGATCATCGTGGGCGCGGCCCGGCTCACCTTCCGCGAGGAGATGGACATCGGCCACCTGCCCGAGCGCCTCCGCCAGGGCGTGGAGGCGCTCGGTGTCATCGGCGGCATCGCACGTGGCGCCGTGTTCACGGCTGCCGGCGGAACCCTCGTCTACGCGGCCATCTCCTATGACCCGGGGAAGGCCAAGGGCTTGGATGACACGCTCCGCTCCTTCGCCCAGACCCCCGTCGGCCCGTGGCTGCTGCTCGTCGTAGCGACGGGCCTGTTGCTGTTCGGTGTGTTCTCCTGGGCCATGGCTGCATGGCGGCGGGTGTGAGGAGACGTCCCTTGGTTCGCCGGTCCGCAGGCGCGCTCACCGTTGATCCCCAGACCGGCCCGACTCGAACGCCGGGACCGCGCTGTCCTCGCTCATCGAGCCTTCGCACCCAGCTTTCCACCCGGACCCAGCGGCTTTCACTCCTCACCCCGAGACCACACAGGCAGGCAGGTCCGGAGGAACTGACCTCACGTGAACTGGGAACTCCGGAATCACCCCGGTGGGGAATGGGCTTCGGAGCGGATCGGGCTGATCGGCTTCGTGGCGCGCCCGCCCGCGGGCGCTGATGGCGCTGTAGCAATGCAAAAGGGCGGCCGCACGCGGCGCCCGGGGGGACGGGGCACGGCGCGCGGCCGCCGATCTCGGCGGGTCGCCGCCCCGCTCGAACGGCGACCCGCCGACATTCATGCGTATGGCCCCGAACCGGGGGCTCAAACAGGAACACCGGAAAAGATTCGGCGCCCGGCCGGCGCCCCTCCGCGTATGGCGCGGCAACTGCAGACCTGACCGCACACAACAGCGTTCGGCTGAAGGGCAGGGTCAGCGTCACCCTCCAGGGAGACCCCCGCGCGGTGGAGCGGGTGCATGCCGCGCTCGCCGGGCACTTCGCCATCGAGGACACCGGGGCCGTCTCGGGTGACCAGGAGAAGGAGATCGGACTCCGCCTCCGCTCCTGACCAGCCGGGGAGGACAGACAGGCACCGCTTACGGGAGGCGTCCGGCGCGCAGTGAAGCCGTGTGCTCGCGCACTTGTTCGGGCGTCAGGTATGCGTCGGTGTGCTCGAACTCCCGCAGTGTCGGCGGCCTCCACGTCTGGAAGCCCGTCCGTACGAAGTCGTCTCCCGCGATTGCGTTGAGCATCCAGTTCGTCAGCACCCGCGTCTTGGCCACGTTCGTGCGCAGCGCCGCCCAGTGGTAGCCCCGTGCCACCGCCTGCGCCGGCAGGCCGCGCAGCTCGATGCCGAGCGGCCTGGAGACACCGTCGCGTCCTCCCAGGTCCACCACGAGCCCCAGGTCCTTGTGCCGGTAGGGCACGAGCGGCTGGTGGCGCAGGATCGCGATGAGGTTGTCGGCGGCAGTGCGCCCCTGCCGCTGAGCGTGCTGGGCGGTGGGCGCACAGATCGCCCCCTCCCCGCCCGCGGCCACGTCCGGCACCGCGGCCGCGTCGCCGAGCGCGAAGACTCCCGCAAGGCCGGGCACCGTCAGGTCGGGGGCGACCACGAGCCGCCCGCGATCGGTTTCGGCCTCCAGGGCGGCGATGAGCGGGCTGGCGGCCACCCCGGCGGTCCAGATCAAGGTGCGGCTGTGCAGGACACGGCCGTCGGTGAGCGTCAGCTCGTCGGGACCGGCTTTGGCGACGGACACGCCGAGCGAGACCTCGACGCCCCGTCGGCGCAACACGTCCAGGGCGGACTTGCCCAGCGCCTCGCCGAGTTCGGGCATCAGCGCCGGCGCGATGTCCACCAGGTGCCAGCGGATCTGTCGCGGGTCCAGGCGCGGATAGCGCCGGATCGCGTGGTGGGTGAGCCGCTGCAGGCAGGCCGCCGTTTCGGTGCCGGCGTAGCCGCCGCCCACGACGACGAAGCAGAGCCGTGCCGCCCGCTCCGCCCCGTCCTCGCAGGCGTCGGCGAGATCGAGCTGGGCGATGACGTGGTCGCGCAAGTGGGCGGCCTCGGCGAGGGTCTTCATGCCGCGGGCGTGCTCGGCGAGCCCGGGGATGTCGAGGGAGCGGGTGACGCTGCCCGGGGCCAGGACCAGGTGGTCGTAGGCCAGGGAGGTCGGCTCGCCCGAGATCTTCCGTACGACGCACACCTTCCCTCGCGTGTCCACACCGACGGCGCCGCCCGGGACGATGCGTGTACGGTGTGTGCGGCTGCGGCGCAGGGACACGGCGATCGACTGCGGGGTCAGGACCCCGGCGGCCACCTGCGGCAGCAGCGGCAGGTAGAGCTGGTAGGAGGACGGGGTGATCAGGGTGATCTCGGCCTCGGTGGGGGAGAGCCGCCGCTCCAGGCGTCGTACGCACTCCACACCGGCGAATCCGGCTCCCACCACGAGAATCCTCGGACGTGCCACGGCTGTCATGGCTGCCACGGCGTTTCTCCCTTCCCTGGGCTTGCTGGTCCACTGACTGCGCGTCTGCCCCGGCCGGTGGATTCCTACCGGTGCCGGGCCAGGGAGTGGACGAGTACGAGGAGGGCGAAGGCGATGACGATCAGGTGGAGCCAGGCGGGGCCGGGCGCCGGGGTAAGGGACAGGTTGACGACGGGCGGATTCGATGTCATGCCGCGCGCCTGCCCCCATCCGCCGGATTGACGCTCCCGAATGTGCAAGCACGCCGATCAGCGGCACTCGGTGGGCGGAATCGACCGGCCTTCCGAACGGGCGGACCCGGCCGGGTCACCGGCCCGTGGACCTGCCCGAAACCAGCCGGGACGCCTCGATCTCGGCCCAGACGGCTTTGCCGTTCTCATGGGTGCGGGTGCCCCAGCGATCGGAGATGCGCTCCACGATGTAGAGGCCGTGTCCGCCCGGGAGTCCCCGCTGCGGGGAGGGGTGGCGGCGGGGCGGCGTCGTCGTACCGTCGAAGACCTCGATCCGCAGGACCTCACCGGCCGTGAGCGCGAGCTCGATGCAACCACCCGCGTGCAGCGACGCGTTGGTCAGCAGTTCGGACACGAGGAGCAGGGTGTCCTCGGCGGTCTCGGTCCCGTCCCAGCCCCAGTCCAGCAAGGCCTGGTGCGTGAAGTCGCGGCCCTTGGCCACGTGGCCGCGAACGCCGGACAGGGCGAGTCGACGGCGCTGCCCCGCGACGGAAAGCCCAGCGCGCAGTGGATCGCGTGCTTCCGGCCCGATGGTTTCCACTGTGGTCTCTTACCCCCCACCGTTGACACTGGTCTCTGCTCGTGGGAACCGTCGCGGTCCCGGCCGGAGCGGCCGGCGACTTCACGGCCCCGCTGTTCTGGAGCCCGCCCACGACCCGGGAACGAGGACACCTGAGCAAGTCCGTGCAGTCTAGGCGACCGCCGCTCTCACGGGGCTGTCATGTGCAGCCTCAGAGTGAGGTCGTCGGCCGAGGCGCGGATCTCCACCAAGTCGCACAGCTGATGGATCATCCACAGGCCGCGGCCTCCATGGGGCGACGCCAGCGAGGGGCGGCGGCGCCCCGCCAGCGGATCGGCCAGGTGGCCGCCGTCGCGGATCTCGGCCACGACCCCGGAGCCGGCGGAGTGCCACAGGCGCAGGGTGCCCTTCCCGCCCCCGTGGGAGAGGGAGTTGGCCGCGGCCTCGCTGACCGCGAGGACGAGATCGCCGCGCCGCGCCGCGCTCAGGGCCGTGCCGCGGGCCCAGGCCTCGGCGTACTCGCGCACCTCGCCCAGCTGCCCGTGGGCGTACTCGAACCGGAGGGCGGCGCCGTCGGGTTCCGGCAGCGGGTGATCACAGTCGGAGCAGACCGCCGAGGCATTGGCGTAGGCCGGGCTGACCACGTCCTCGCCCTTCTCGATCAGCGTGGGGTGGGTGCGCCGGGCATCGGAGACCACTGCGGCCGAAAGGCCCAGGACGTCGTACGGGCACAGGATGGTGGCCCGCCGCTCCGCGAAGGCGGTGTTGATGAGGGCCTCGTGGCGCGTGGCCTCCAGCACCTCGGCCTGCGAGCGGCCCGGCCAGATCGGCTCGCCCACGATCCGGGCGGACCGGCCTGCGTATCGGTCCGCGAAATCCTGCAAGTCGGCCAGGATGCGGCCGGGATTGCGGCCCAACCGCGTCATGTCCGTCCACGTGACCTCGGCCGCGTCCACGTCGAGGCTTTCGCGCAGGGCATCCAGACGCGCACCGGGCACGGCCACGAGCACCGGCTCGTCGGCCGCGAGAGCGGTACGTACGAATGCGCCGACTCCTGCCAGGTACTCCGCCTGACCCTGATAGAAGAAGGCGGGGTGGACGAAGGCTCCGGAGGCGGTGGACGCAGGAAGGTTGATCATGCTGCGACCTTCAGCGTGGCACATTCGTCCGGGAACATCTCCGCCACCTTGCGGAGCGAGTAGGGCGGGTGGTGGAGCAGCAGGCGACGCCCCTGCCCGGTGACGGTGGCGGTGGCCTGTACCAGGGCGGCGACGGCGGCCGTGTCGAGGAAGGCCACGGCGGAGAGATCGAGGTGGACGATCCGGCCGGGGATCCGGGTGACGACACCGAGCGCCGCGCTGAGGATCGGCCGGGTGTCGAAGTCGCAGCTGCCGCTCAGGAGGGCGCCGGGACGGTCGCGCAACGGCTCGGCGGTCAGCGACGGAGTCGTCCCCGGTCCCGCGTTCGCGCACCGCACGACCGCGTCCGCCCACACCACGTCGTCGTAGAGCGCCTGCGCGGCCGTGGGCGGGACGGACCCGTCGTGTCGGTGATGCGATGGCATGGCCGCTGCCTACTCCGAGAGCATCCCGGCACGCAGCCGGGTCAGGGTCCGGGACAGCAGACGCGAGACCTGCATCTGCGAGATGCCGAGTTCGGCGCCGATCTCGGCCTGGGTCTTGTCCTGGCCGAAGCGCAAGCGCAGGATCAGCCGGTCGCGTTCGTCCAGCTCTTCCAGCAGGGGCGCGAGGGTGTGGAAGTCCTCGAAGAGTTCCATGGCCGGGTCGACCTCACCGAGCCGGTCCGCCGGCGGCCGCGCCGTCCGGCTCGTCGTCGACGGCTCGTCGCTGTCGGCGGTGTCCAGGGAGCCACTCGTATAGCCGTTGGCGGCGACCAGCCCGTCGATGACCTGCTCCTCCGTCAGTTCGAGGTGCTCGGCGACCTCCTTGACCGTCGGCGCACGGCCCAGGACGTCGGTCAGGGCCTCCTGGGCCTTGGCGAGCTCGATGCGCAGTTCCTGGAGGCGCCGCGGGACGTGCACGGCCCAGGTGGTGTCGCGGAAGTAGCGCTTGATCTCACCGGTGATGTAGGGGAGGGCGAGGGTGGAGAACTCGACCTCGCGCTCGGGGTCGTAGCGGTCGATGGCCTTGATGAGGCCGATGGTCCCCACCTGGATGATGTCGTCCATGTCGAGGCCGCCCCCGACGGCGCGGGAGCGGAAACGTCGCGCGGCGAACTGGACGAGTGAGAGGTTCATCTCGATCAGGGTGTTGCGGGCGTACTGGTACTCGCGCGTGCCCTCCTCCAGGGTGCGAAGGCTCCGGAAGAAGAGCTTCGAGAGCTCGCGCGCGTCGGCGGGCGCCATCTCCCCGGCGTTCTTCACCTCGGGCAGTGCCACGTCCTGCGCCGTGGCTTCCACCGTGTCGGGCACAGCGGGGGCGGTCTGCACGCCTGTTGCACGAATGGGGCTTACGGCGATGGCCGAGCGAGACATGTGGCCGTTCCCTCCCGATTGACTGACGGCTGCTCGGGCGCTCCTGCCCACTCCCCTCGGTCCTACACGCCTCGCGCCGAAGATCGGTGTTCGGCCTTCGTCGGACAGGGTGTCGGCCACCTCAGCGCGTGTGCCGCGATCTGGGCGGCCTCGTCCGGTAGACGAGCAGGCATACTCGCTTGCGGAGGCCGTACAGGTGACGATCCGGGGAGGCGCGGAGATGACCGGAGCAAGGGACGCGAAGGGTGAGGGCGTGGTCGGGGAAAGCTACCTGGCGGGTGCCGGGTGGGTGGTGGCCGCGCACGGCGAGCTCGACCAGGACACGCTGGGCCCCCTGGAGGAGGCGCTCGCCTCTGCCGCGGATCAGCACCAGTTGGTGGTGCTCGACGCCGGCTCCGTCACCTTCGGCGACTCGTCGTTCTTGAACCTGTTGCTCCGGCTGCACCATCTCACCACGCTGCGCATCGCCGCCCCCGGAGATCAGCTCCGCCGCCTCTTCGCCCTGACGGGCGCCGATACCGTCCTCTCCCTGCACCCGAACGTCGAGGACGCCGTCCGCGCGTCATGACGGGCGAGCCCCGCCCCGGCCGGGAGGTGGGCCGGTGTGAGGGGCGGGTCCGCCCCAGGGGCGGAAGCAGGCGGTGATCGCCTTGCCGCCGTGGAACGCGTGGACGTCCCAGGAGTCGGCCAGGGTGGCGACGATGGCCAGCCCCCGGCCGCCCGTGGCGCCGGCGTCGGCCGAGCTCGGGCCGGGCAGCCGCGGATCGGAGTCTGCGACGCTCACATGGAGGCAGCTGCCGTCCCACGTCAGCACGAGGTGGGCGGTGCACGCCGCATGCAAATGGGCGTTCGTGACGAGCTCGGAGACGCTCAGAAGCACGGAATGCACCGTGTCCGCAGCCGAGTTGTTCCACGAGAGCGATGCCAGGTGCCAGGCGGTCCACTGCCGTGCCGCCCGCACTCCCTTCGAAACCGGAAACGAGCGTGCCCAGCCCACTGCCTTGACCGCCAATGCCCTCACCCCACTTCATCGGTTGTGTCGTTCGTCACCGGTTCGTCTACCCGCTGTTTGGGCAAGCACCCGCTGCTTCCGCGGCAGTCCGCGGAAGCGCTGCCTCCGAATGATCGGGTGTGCCTTATGGTCCATTTGGCGGTGCCGGCCCTCACCGACTGGTTGTGGGCTTGCAGTTTCCCGGCCCGGGCCGGGGGATACGGTGCGCTCCCGTGCCGATTCCTCCGTGCCCGGAGCGGTCGATGTCTAGAGTGAGGTGGGCGGGATGGCTGAGCGGACGGACGCGGAGTCACTGAGCGGGTCAGCTGCGCTTCCGTGCGAGGACGGGATCGGCGAATCGGAGTTGCGCCGGCTGCTGGCCGGCCTGACAGCCGTGCGGGACGGGGATTTCCGTACGCGGCTGCCCGATACGGCGGACGGGCTGCTCGGCGAGATCGCCACGGTCTTCAACGGGATGGCCGATCAGCTGTCGCTGTTCACGTCCGAAGTGACGCGGGTGGCACGCGAAGTGGGTACCGAGGGAACGCTCGGTGGTCAGGCGGACGTACCGGGTGTCGGAGGCGCGTGGCTGGACCTCACGGATTCGGTCAACTTCATGGCCGGGAACCTCACGGCCCAGGTGCGCTCCATCGCCCAGGTTGCGACCGCCGTGGCCAAGGGCGACCTCTCCCAGAAGATCAACGTCGACGCGCGCGGGGAGATCCTGGGGCTGAAGGAGACCATCAACACGATGGTCGACCAGCTCTCCGGTTTCGCCGGCGAGGTCACCCGGGTCGCCCGGGAGGTCGGCACCGAGGGCCGGCTGGGTGGTCAGGCGGACGTCAAGGGGGTCTCCGGCACCTGGAAGGACCTCACGGAGTCGGTCAACGTCATGGCCGACAACCTGACCGCGCAGGTCCGCTCGATCGCGGAGGTCACCACCGCGGTGGCCCAGGGCGACCTGACACAGAAGATCCGGGTGGACGCGCGCGGGGAGATCCTGGAGCTGAAGGAGACCATCAACACGATGGTCGACCAGCTCTCCGGTTTCGCGGACGAAGTCACTCGGGTCGCCCGCGAAGTCGGCACCGAGGGAAACCTGGGGGGCCAGGCCACGGTCCGCGGCGTGGCGGGAACCTGGAAGGACCTCACCGACAACGTCAACTCCATGGCGAGCAACCTCACCGGGCAGGTCCGCAACATCGCCCTGGTCACGACGGCCGTGGCCAACGGTGATCTGTCGAAGAAGATCGACGTGGATGCCCGTGGCGAGATCCTGGAGTTGAAGACCACCATCAACACGATGGTCGACCAGCTCTCCTCCTTCGCGGCCGAGGTCACGCGCGTCGCCCGCGAGGTGGGCAGCGAAGGCCGCCTGGGGGGCCAGGCCGAAGTGGAGGGCGTCTCCGGCACGTGGAAGCGTCTGACGGAGAACGTCAACGAACTGGCCGGGAACCTGACCCGCCAGGTCCGGGCCATCGCCGAGGTCGCCAGCGCGGTCGCCGAGGGCGACCTCACCCGTTCGATCACGGTCGACGCCTCCGGCGAGGTCGCCGAACTCAAGGACAACATCAACTCGATGGTCGGCTCGCTGCGGGAGACCACCCGCGCCAATCAGGAACAGGACTGGCTCAAGACCAATCTGGCTCGCGTCTCGGGCCTGATGCAGGGCCACCGCGACCTCGCCGCCGTCGCCGAACTCATCATGGACGAGCTGACGCCGCTGGTCGCCGCCCAGTACGGGGCCTTCTACCTCGCCGAGGACGGCCCCCACGGCACCGTCCTCACTCTGGTCGGCTCCTACGGGCGCCCCGCCGGCGCCAGGGGCACCGGCTTCGCCCTGGGGGAATCCCTGGTCGGGCAGGCCGCGCGCAGTCACCGAGCCATCTTCACGGACCAGGTCCCCGGCGACTACGTCATCTCCTCGGGCCTCGGCCACACCACCCCCGGCAGCCTGATCATCCTGCCGATCGTCGTGGATGACCAGGTCCTCGGAGTGATCGAGCTTGCCTCCTTCGGGGCCTTCACCCCCGTGCACCGGGACTTCCTGGGCCAGTTGATGGAAACCATCGGCGTCAACCTCAACACGATCGTCGCCAACGCCCGCACCGACGAGCTCCTCGGCGAGTCCCAGCGACTCACCGGCGAACTGCAGGCCCGCTCGGAGGAACTCCAGATCCAGCAGGAGGAACTCCAGCGCTCCAACGCCGAGTTGGAGGAGAAGGCGGCCCTCCTCGCCAGCCAGAACCGTGACATCGAGACCAAGAACCTGGAGATCGAACAGGCCCGGCAGGAACTGGAGGACCGTGCCCGGCAGTTGTCGCTGGCCTCCACCTACAAGTCCGAGTTCCTGGCCAACATGAGCCACGAGCTGCGCACACCGCTCAACAGCCTCCTCATCCTCGCCCAGCTGCTCGCCCAGAACCCCGCCCGCAACCTCACCCCGAAACAGGTCGAGTACGCGGGCGTCATCCACTCGGCGGGCTCGGACCTGCTCCAGCTGATCAACGACATCCTCGACCTGTCGAAGGTCGAGGCCGGAAAGATGGACATCAACCCCGAGCGGGTGCACCTGTCGCAGCTGTTGGAATACGTCGAGGCCACCTTCCGCCCGATGACCACGCAGAAGAGCCTCGACTTCACCGTCACCACCGCCCCCGACGCCCCGGCCGACCTGTACACCGACGACCCGCGGCTGCGTCAGATCCTGCGCAACCTGCTGTCCAACGCGGTCAAATTCACCGAACGCGGCGGCGTCGAGCTGCGGATCGAACCGGCGACGGGTCCCGACGTCCCCGCCAGGCTCGCCGGCCGCGCGCCCCTGGTGGCCTTCCGGGTACGGGACACCGGCATCGGCATCCCCGAGCAGCAGCTGGAGTCCGTCTTCGGCGCGTTCCAGCAGGCAGACGGCACCACCAGCCGCAAGTACGGCGGCACCGGCCTCGGGCTCTCCATCACCCGCGAAATCGCCCAACTCCTCGGCGGCGCCGTCACCGCGGAGAGCACACCAGGGCAGGGCAGCACCTTCACCTTCTACCTGCCGGCCGTCCGCGCGGACCACGATCGGGCCGCCCTCGCCGACGCTCCGGCGCCCGCCTCGCACGGCGCCGCCGAAACCGAGAACCCCGAACGCGGTCGTGCGGGTATCGCCCTGCCGCCGCAGCGGCAGGCCCGCCGCCTCCTGGTGATCGAAGAACGTCAGGGCGGCCTGCTCTCCCTCGTCGCCGAGAGCGCCGACCGGGACTTCGCCCCCAGCCACCGACCGACCGGCGACCGCGGGGGCATCCAGGTGGTCAACGCCACGAGCTCACGGGAAGCCGCCGCTGCCCTGGCATCGGCCTCCTTCCACTGCGTGGTCCTCGAACTCGACATGCCCGGCGGCGAAGCCTTGCGCTTCCTTGACGCGCTCGACGGGGACCCGGCGCTCTCCTCCCTGCCCGTCCTGGCGCACGACAACTCCCGTCTGAAGACGGGGCAGGAGCAGGCGCTGCGGGATCGGGCCGGGTCACGCCACTTCGAACTGCTGTCGAGTCTGGACGAGCTCCGGGAGCGCATCGTGCTGCACCTGTCTTCCGATCAGCCGGGGGATGTGCTGCCCCTCGTACAGGGGGGCGCGGAGCCGCAGCATGTCGCCCAGCCGCTCGATGACGACCTGGCCGGACGTACCGTCCTCGTCGTCGACGACGACGCGCGCAACCTGTACGCCCTCAGCGGCGTGCTCGAACTGCATGGTGTACGCGTGCTCCACGCCGAAGACGGGCGCAAGGGCATCGAGATGCTCACCCACAACGAGGGCGTCGATCTGATCCTGATGGACGTGATGATGCCGGAACTGGACGGCTACGCGGCGACCGCGGAAATCCGGCGGATGCCGGCCTACGCCGGTCTGCCGATCATCGCGGTCACCGCCAAGGCGATGCCCGGCGACCGGGAGAAAAGCCTCGCCGCCGGGGCCAGTGACTACGTGACCAAGCCGGTCGACGCCGACGACCTCATCGCCCGCGTCCGGCCCTGGCTCACGAGATGACCGCCGTCCCGTCGGAAGTGTCCGCGGGCCCGCACCCCACCGGGCCCGGACTGCAGAGCCAAGACCGTCCCGGCAAGGAGTGGGCAGCACGGTGAATACGCCCGACGCACAGCAGCACGAGGACGCGCGGTACCCGGGAGCGGCCGTCGAGGAGCCCTCCCGCGGTGCCCTCCCGCACCGGACTCCGACGCCTCTGGGGCGCCTGGCCGCCACGGTCGAACGCCTGCGCCGCGAGGTCCGGGAGGCGCACGCGGCCGCGGACGGCCGGGCCCTGGTCGAACTGGCCAAGGGCATTCTGATCGGACAGCTGAGCTGCACTCCCGCCGCGGCGGCACGGCAGCTCGATGAGCTGTGCCGCGATACCGGGATGTCCCCGCTCGAACTCGCCGCCGACATCGTCAACCAGGCTGCGCGCGACCACGTGAGCGAGGTCGCCGCCGAGTTCGTCGAGCGCACCGGCACGCGGGAGCCGTCCCAGCCGTCCCAGCCGTCCGCACACCCGGCCACGGTGGCGGTACGGCTTCGTACCGCCGAGAGCGGGGTGCTGGCCGCCGCCGGCGACACCCAGGCGGTGGCCGAGTCGCTCCTGACGAACGCACTGGGGCCCCTGGGAGCGGTGGCCGTCGCGGTGTGGGCCGCGGCTCCCGACGGTTCCCTGGCCCTCGCGGGCCACGCCGGTTTCCCGCCGGGGGAAGCCGCGCGCTGGCGCCACGTCCCCCCGGGCGTTTCGACCGTCGCCCGCCTCGCACTCCGGGACCGGCGGCTGGTCGGCCTCGCCCGCCTGGGGCACGCCGGACTTCCCTCGATCGGCCACCTCCACTGGCCCGACGGCGGGCGGATGGCCGTACCGGCCGGGACCGGCGGCCGGATACACGGCGTCCTCGAAATCTGCTGGCCGCAGCC
This genomic window from Streptomyces sp. NBC_01351 contains:
- a CDS encoding ATP-binding protein; translation: MRALAVKAVGWARSFPVSKGVRAARQWTAWHLASLSWNNSAADTVHSVLLSVSELVTNAHLHAACTAHLVLTWDGSCLHVSVADSDPRLPGPSSADAGATGGRGLAIVATLADSWDVHAFHGGKAITACFRPWGGPAPHTGPPPGRGGARPS
- a CDS encoding STAS domain-containing protein, whose product is MTGARDAKGEGVVGESYLAGAGWVVAAHGELDQDTLGPLEEALASAADQHQLVVLDAGSVTFGDSSFLNLLLRLHHLTTLRIAAPGDQLRRLFALTGADTVLSLHPNVEDAVRAS
- a CDS encoding STAS domain-containing protein; amino-acid sequence: MPSHHRHDGSVPPTAAQALYDDVVWADAVVRCANAGPGTTPSLTAEPLRDRPGALLSGSCDFDTRPILSAALGVVTRIPGRIVHLDLSAVAFLDTAAVAALVQATATVTGQGRRLLLHHPPYSLRKVAEMFPDECATLKVAA
- a CDS encoding DUF1206 domain-containing protein; amino-acid sequence: MSASIGGTRARGTHTAVAVAARCGLATRGVLYVLVGLLALQIAGGDAGEVADRSGALSELAGRPYGRVLVWAIGIGLVAMALWRLSEAVFGAAGPDGRKLTKRVASAARAVFYAAVAFSVLVFAAGEGGARSSDEQSRDVTAKVLEAPAGQWLVALAGLAIAIGGIVIIVGAARLTFREEMDIGHLPERLRQGVEALGVIGGIARGAVFTAAGGTLVYAAISYDPGKAKGLDDTLRSFAQTPVGPWLLLVVATGLLLFGVFSWAMAAWRRV
- a CDS encoding NAD(P)/FAD-dependent oxidoreductase, whose product is MARPRILVVGAGFAGVECVRRLERRLSPTEAEITLITPSSYQLYLPLLPQVAAGVLTPQSIAVSLRRSRTHRTRIVPGGAVGVDTRGKVCVVRKISGEPTSLAYDHLVLAPGSVTRSLDIPGLAEHARGMKTLAEAAHLRDHVIAQLDLADACEDGAERAARLCFVVVGGGYAGTETAACLQRLTHHAIRRYPRLDPRQIRWHLVDIAPALMPELGEALGKSALDVLRRRGVEVSLGVSVAKAGPDELTLTDGRVLHSRTLIWTAGVAASPLIAALEAETDRGRLVVAPDLTVPGLAGVFALGDAAAVPDVAAGGEGAICAPTAQHAQRQGRTAADNLIAILRHQPLVPYRHKDLGLVVDLGGRDGVSRPLGIELRGLPAQAVARGYHWAALRTNVAKTRVLTNWMLNAIAGDDFVRTGFQTWRPPTLREFEHTDAYLTPEQVREHTASLRAGRLP
- a CDS encoding sensor histidine kinase; translated protein: MINLPASTASGAFVHPAFFYQGQAEYLAGVGAFVRTALAADEPVLVAVPGARLDALRESLDVDAAEVTWTDMTRLGRNPGRILADLQDFADRYAGRSARIVGEPIWPGRSQAEVLEATRHEALINTAFAERRATILCPYDVLGLSAAVVSDARRTHPTLIEKGEDVVSPAYANASAVCSDCDHPLPEPDGAALRFEYAHGQLGEVREYAEAWARGTALSAARRGDLVLAVSEAAANSLSHGGGKGTLRLWHSAGSGVVAEIRDGGHLADPLAGRRRPSLASPHGGRGLWMIHQLCDLVEIRASADDLTLRLHMTAP
- a CDS encoding HAMP domain-containing protein, giving the protein MAERTDAESLSGSAALPCEDGIGESELRRLLAGLTAVRDGDFRTRLPDTADGLLGEIATVFNGMADQLSLFTSEVTRVAREVGTEGTLGGQADVPGVGGAWLDLTDSVNFMAGNLTAQVRSIAQVATAVAKGDLSQKINVDARGEILGLKETINTMVDQLSGFAGEVTRVAREVGTEGRLGGQADVKGVSGTWKDLTESVNVMADNLTAQVRSIAEVTTAVAQGDLTQKIRVDARGEILELKETINTMVDQLSGFADEVTRVAREVGTEGNLGGQATVRGVAGTWKDLTDNVNSMASNLTGQVRNIALVTTAVANGDLSKKIDVDARGEILELKTTINTMVDQLSSFAAEVTRVAREVGSEGRLGGQAEVEGVSGTWKRLTENVNELAGNLTRQVRAIAEVASAVAEGDLTRSITVDASGEVAELKDNINSMVGSLRETTRANQEQDWLKTNLARVSGLMQGHRDLAAVAELIMDELTPLVAAQYGAFYLAEDGPHGTVLTLVGSYGRPAGARGTGFALGESLVGQAARSHRAIFTDQVPGDYVISSGLGHTTPGSLIILPIVVDDQVLGVIELASFGAFTPVHRDFLGQLMETIGVNLNTIVANARTDELLGESQRLTGELQARSEELQIQQEELQRSNAELEEKAALLASQNRDIETKNLEIEQARQELEDRARQLSLASTYKSEFLANMSHELRTPLNSLLILAQLLAQNPARNLTPKQVEYAGVIHSAGSDLLQLINDILDLSKVEAGKMDINPERVHLSQLLEYVEATFRPMTTQKSLDFTVTTAPDAPADLYTDDPRLRQILRNLLSNAVKFTERGGVELRIEPATGPDVPARLAGRAPLVAFRVRDTGIGIPEQQLESVFGAFQQADGTTSRKYGGTGLGLSITREIAQLLGGAVTAESTPGQGSTFTFYLPAVRADHDRAALADAPAPASHGAAETENPERGRAGIALPPQRQARRLLVIEERQGGLLSLVAESADRDFAPSHRPTGDRGGIQVVNATSSREAAAALASASFHCVVLELDMPGGEALRFLDALDGDPALSSLPVLAHDNSRLKTGQEQALRDRAGSRHFELLSSLDELRERIVLHLSSDQPGDVLPLVQGGAEPQHVAQPLDDDLAGRTVLVVDDDARNLYALSGVLELHGVRVLHAEDGRKGIEMLTHNEGVDLILMDVMMPELDGYAATAEIRRMPAYAGLPIIAVTAKAMPGDREKSLAAGASDYVTKPVDADDLIARVRPWLTR
- a CDS encoding SigB/SigF/SigG family RNA polymerase sigma factor, translated to MSRSAIAVSPIRATGVQTAPAVPDTVEATAQDVALPEVKNAGEMAPADARELSKLFFRSLRTLEEGTREYQYARNTLIEMNLSLVQFAARRFRSRAVGGGLDMDDIIQVGTIGLIKAIDRYDPEREVEFSTLALPYITGEIKRYFRDTTWAVHVPRRLQELRIELAKAQEALTDVLGRAPTVKEVAEHLELTEEQVIDGLVAANGYTSGSLDTADSDEPSTTSRTARPPADRLGEVDPAMELFEDFHTLAPLLEELDERDRLILRLRFGQDKTQAEIGAELGISQMQVSRLLSRTLTRLRAGMLSE
- a CDS encoding ATP-binding protein codes for the protein METIGPEARDPLRAGLSVAGQRRRLALSGVRGHVAKGRDFTHQALLDWGWDGTETAEDTLLLVSELLTNASLHAGGCIELALTAGEVLRIEVFDGTTTPPRRHPSPQRGLPGGHGLYIVERISDRWGTRTHENGKAVWAEIEASRLVSGRSTGR